cgacttctcgcgttccgagGAAGTGCTCTGCCAAATGAACATAATATTCGAACGGCTAGCTCatttggcagagcactcgcacggaacgcgagttTCTTAAGTAAATAGAATGataaattttctttgtttttaattaatttttatccaTAAAAGTAAAATAGGTAAAAAGTTATAACAGTTTGAAATAACAGAAAACTTCAATCTCCCttgaaaataatagtatttttgagTTGAAACAGTATTCTTCCAAggcaacaatatattatatttgattcaTAACTTGATTACAGAACGGTTGTTGCCTATCAGAATCCATTTACTGGAGATTACTGCATCAACAAGAGTAAACTTCCCCAGGGATATATAAACAAGTTAGACACCATTGATTCACCTGATAGCGGTGTGTCTGATGAATACGAACCTGTTAACTTGCCGCCTTTGCCTGGAAACCATCCGTCACTGCaggtatatattatagtattggTATTCATTAGTTAATAATTTTCGTCATTACCAAACTCATCTTTAGGTGAACGCAGATATTTTAATTAGTCCAAGATAATGGTACCAAATGAAAGGAATTGTAAGAAGAATTCCAAAAAAATGCTTTTGTTATTCGGTGCAAGAACAAACTAGTGTACCAGCTTTGTTAGTGATCTTTGCCGCCTCTTGGATGCGTATACGACCTATTGTGAAATAACCCATGTCATATCGATCTGAAAATCCCACGCAAAAATTGTGACCGACGAACATTTGAACTGGTTTAAAAAGTGAAGATGACGTCCAAGATGAGGAGAAGAAATTCAATGACTAGAACAATGACAGAGCGAAACCTATGGAAAAGAATAATTGAGAAGAGCAAGACGCATAATGCGTTATAGCGCCAAAGAGGATGACAATAAGAAGAATAAGAAccatttatcaaattaattattaaatttaatgacaCATGCAGATTAGGCTTTTTACATTCTATCAAACTTAGATCATACTTCAAGCTATCTAAGCAATCTAAGTTTAACACCCGAACTTTTAGAGTAGCAGATGATTCCTGAATACaaactgaaaaatttaaacaaaatatttgatttttaacttttattaatttttaacatgAGTGCTGTGCGCTATTTACATGGAATTCACAGAACTTATCTTACTGATATCGGCGACGTTATTAAaatgatatgcaaaatattaaaaaaatatgataaattttGAAGTGTGTCGATTAAGACGAAAGTAAGTATCATGTTTCTGAGTTAAGTATGTTTTTATCAGTTTTTgtgaacaaatattgtaaaaaattgaTTGCAATTGTAAAATTCGAAACATCAATcatgttattatgttatttactttattaccCCAGTTATTTTCTAGTTTCTAGTGTTCTAGTGTTACAATAGTAGCAACCAGTTCTTATCCGTATATAAGAACTCATGGTTAAAAGGTTGGCCGTAAAGttgaagaatattttattttaaattagaataCTGACACGAACAAGAAAATAATCGAATAAGAATAGATTAAAGAATGAAGTAAAGTAAGAACGGTCGTCCTTCGGccttatattttgtattaaataaagtaatgtagTATATTAAAAGTACTCACGCGCTATAATAGTATTCCAGTACACGTAATATAAGTACTGAAATAGTccaaataatttgagttttcatgagtgttaattccgccaatatttctcGTGCATTTTCTTAGTGCCGTGCCAGagttggcgagtcaacatctcttgaggatgcctcatgtagaggccaAATACGtgttgtttgaagacaaatattgcggaattaacactcaataTCTTTGGATATTTGTGgatttacttcaataaattttcttactgAAATTGTGTCCGTCAAATAAAATCATGAATATGCCTGCCAATCACAAAGTGAAAGTTGTTTTCAGAAATCCGTGAGAATTTATCAAAAAGAAATATGAATACCTAAGCCACTTACCAATTTTTGCGAGAATCGTTGTGAAATACATTCACTGAAAATAACTTTTGATACAATTCTGCTGAATGTTCAAAGTATTGCACTGTATAAAACAGCAATTTTATCAGTGGAGCGATCCCGATCCCAATATAACAAATACCTGAATCTGAACCGCTATAACGATACATCTGTGGAGCAAACAGTTTTTCTTCTTTATCCGAGCAACTTTCGTTCGAGAACTTTTCACTTGTTTGATCAGGAACATGTTGCGAGCTTTTGTGTGGAAATACGAGCTGTCTCTCGACCAATAAGGAATGTCATTTAACTTTACAATATTGCTTTATCACAAGAACGTTTAAGTTTTTATGATTATGGTATGGTTTCATGGTTATTTAAACCTCCTACGTGTTTTAAATTTTAGCTTTATGTTCAATATAAGCGTTGTTAGCCCTATCAAGACCACTTTCATAGTTAAATAATACCTTGTATtaaatgcaaaaaatattttatccacATCATTATTTAGCCTTGTTTTCAGGAGTAGAGTTATTGTTGACAATTTGTTCATTTTATGTGATTAAGTATACTATaggtatttaatttttacgaAAATTTATAAAGGTTGCGGACTTCGAACCCGCGCCTTATTGGATAGGCCCTAGCGCTCCTAGTCTTACTAACTATGCCAGTAGCATTACTTATGATCAGTAAATCATTTGAAGTagagttattttttatgattaagacTAAAATTGGATGTATATTTGCAGGCCACCAGACTGGAAGGAATAAGTCCAATTTATGACAACAGTACAATCAAGACATGGAAATGGGAGTACACAGAGTATCAAATATAactacaaacaaatataatgtTTCTATGATGGAGAGGACAGCTCATACTTTGGCTTACATTTTATTAcagttactttgcggaaatccataattatccaaatttttgGAGTAATCTTGAGCGTAAAATCAATTCGACTCCTCTtaacgaggcatcctcaggacgtgtgtCAGGACTGTGTAGAGGCGCAGTACGtttcgaattgattgaagacaaatatcAGCGTAATTTACCTATGCTCGAGATAACTCAAAAAAATTggattacattattataaacttatattacaataatatgtttgttattatttttatattaaatatgtgattataaataataatacaaaagttCTATCAAGTCCTGTTAAGTAATAGGATGAAGATACCTAGATGTGACGAGCAAATAATATGAACGTGCATGTTCGTGATCACAACACACGAGAGTCATTAGGAAAAATATCAGtttgttatttcttttaaaaattatgcTTGCGAACAAGGCTGTTAAATGTTATAAAGAACTTCTGTATCCTAAGCAACGTAACTATCAACCAAATCATTAGTAATATCAAATTATCTTCCTCGGCACAAAGGCTAAGATTGTCCGCCATGTTCTAGTGCGTTTTATTTTATCCGAGTAatagtattgtttatttctttcgGCCGTATGCGCATGGTAAGTCCAAGTTGTTAGTAATATTAAGGTCCAGAAATGTTGGGCATatgaagttattaaataatgatttaaagtgataaccctcactgaGCAtactcagcataatttcagctgtaaaTTGGCAATAAAAACGAAACCAAAGATTATGCTAAACATAAACTCAGCTAAGTTGTACGTAAGTAAAGTATGAGTAacgtctaagtacgctctatacaTCTCAGCTTTAGGTTCAGTTATAATGTATCCATTCGTTACCTCTCGGCTATAATTTAAACTTGATTTAAAACGTTCTGTTAAGAACAAGCCGAATATTTCCAAGTCGTGGTACTTTGAATGGGTATCTGcatattttgtttgttcaaAAATTTGACAGTGAAaaactgttattaaaaaaaaacaaaatggctaaaaaatcttgaaaaataaaataaattaatcctCACGTCAGTAGACACATAATGAGTTTTCCAATTTCATAGAATACTTACGAACTACTTTCgacaaaattaaacttatattattatgacataCTAAGAGGTGTTTCACATTACTCCCTTATTATATCAATTTAGATTTAAAGCGAAATATTGTTAGAATACATAATACGGATATTGACATTTAGCAACATACAACTTACAATCTTTACAATTACGTCAAACAtctctttattattaatatataaagtttatcGATGTTAatcttaaaatgtttatttaaatataagagtATTACAGTCAGCTTTGTTTCATTTTATCGATATGCCCTGTAATATCGGATGACGTCTAACATATGATATGCTCCATTaattcacggacgagtaaaaaaagaaggactccgcgcccgggccgtgatattaacaagtgaagcacctttaagctagtgtgtgtgcagttacgggggataccagataacacaaattatgtcccgttattagtcatagtattattaatatcgcctttatttttattttatattataaatatagtcaCATTACTTTTAACtccaattttttaatttctgatagattgtttcctaaaataaaaataaatattgcaggCATAGTgtgggtaaataaataaattacataaaaaacaataacaaattaaagTAAGGATTGGGGGTTTGATTCCTGTGCCCATGCCTTGTTTGCAGTGTCTTTGTTTCAACTTTTAAGAaaatctacataaaattaatacttaaattcGTTTGTTTGTCACTGACTTGGTATCAAATAAGTAAATTTTAAGAGAACAAATAACTATGTGCTTTATAGTGATTTGGTTGTTAAGTAAATACACAGGTGATGGAAATTTTGACAGAGTACTGGATACCCGACAATACGAGtagctctgtgttgcacgcgatTTAATGTTTAGATCTGATACTGGGATGTACCAGATCAAAGATGTGAATGATACTCGTATTTCAGTAGTGTTCCACTGAAATACGGAGTCTACTTTACAAAATGTTGGTAAACACAGACCTGTTATCATAAATCATTGCATCTTGAAACAGATAATGATTTATGTATTTAGAACACCATTAAATGGATTACCTTATTTTTCCGTCACACCGGATGTTGCTATCACGCGTAGCTGAGGGTTTGTGTCTCAAAAAtggaattaatttgtattatgaaaAGACCATAAAATAGTGTGTTAAAAACTATTCTATGAAAGTTCTAAGAATCTAAGAATTCTGTGAAAGGTAATTCCTTGACAATTTTATTGTATCCTAGCATTGTTGTTACACAATTTCTCAATACACGGcagcattttaaaataatttattgcgaCCTAAACTGATCCGTCACAGATGATGGCAGATGTCATAATGGCAGCTGATCGGCTTATATTAGTTTAAGTGTATGCgttgggctatgtatttacacgttaactgGCTTATTTTGATGCTTCACTGTTATCTTAGGTGTCATGGAGTCCATATTTTATTACTCGTCCGtgccttaattattattttaaatgaaaaacccGCTTACATTATTTACCATGGTAGTTA
The genomic region above belongs to Leptidea sinapis chromosome 31, ilLepSina1.1, whole genome shotgun sequence and contains:
- the LOC126974003 gene encoding uncharacterized protein LOC126974003, with protein sequence MYVIYVDIVLLIILSVLICSSCGYCFYRLYRLRKSGHMTILLRPTKVIFSHKEEGEAEQLRTVVAYQNPFTGDYCINKSKLPQGYINKLDTIDSPDSGVSDEYEPVNLPPLPGNHPSLQATRLEGISPIYDNSTIKTWKWEYTEYQI